One Glycine soja cultivar W05 chromosome 2, ASM419377v2, whole genome shotgun sequence genomic region harbors:
- the LOC114385586 gene encoding uncharacterized protein LOC114385586, protein MGKLLCDSTTVAEPFQGSPPAALPWRDPKPEPIGTVDLVVSANVGGGPFAGGGWEEVVGLEEQQRRHLQRLHAKGVLWKPPPEEEDSSSSPPPSSSALRSVVFRLSHGGEVSADGNCLFTASRKAMSGEDVDARELRRRTVARFLEDLGSVSFEEREAIDDAIRHMYSPDLKNGWGIHVVQEVKLLAKKEDRFALDSAIEELVHLGMQREMAAESIYKERCVPVNDGPSWAKYMLISGSPDDEYDIITLQYTEEGLLSVDENREGRAAAFGDDIAIECLATEFKREIYVVQAHGSDAMVDEENCVFFLPHRPRSRINEPPFFLFMKGTGWCGAGADHYEPLIAHPSAFGSQEKVAVVL, encoded by the exons ATGGGGAAGCTTCTCTGCGACTCAACCACCGTCGCCGAACCATTCCAAGGTTCGCCCCCGGCTGCGCTTCCGTGGCGGGATCCCAAACCAGAACCTATCGGAACCGTAGATCTCGTCGTTTCGGCCAACGTCGGTGGCGGGCCCTTCGCCGGCGGCGGCTGGGAAGAGGTCGTCGGTCTGGAGGAGCAGCAGCGGCGCCACCTCCAGAGGCTCCACGCCAAGGGAGTGCTCTGGAAGCCTCCGCCCGAGGAGGAGGACTCGTCGTCGTCGCCGCCGCCGTCTTCCTCCGCCCTCAGATCTGTTGTCTTCCGGCTCTCTCACGGCGGCGAGGTCTCCGCCGACGGAAACTGCCTGTTCACGGCGTCGCGGAAGGCGATGAGCGGCGAGGACGTGGACGCGCGCGAGCTGCGGCGGCGGACGGTGGCGCGGTTCTTGGAGGATCTCGGATCTGTGAGTTTTGAGGAGAGAGAAGCAATCGACGACGCGATTCGGCACATGTACTCGCCGGATCTGAAGAACGGTTGGGGGATTCATGTCGTTCAGGAGGTGAAGTTGTTGGCGAAGAAGGAGGATCGATTCGCTCTTGATTCGGCCATCGAAGAGCTTGTTCACCTCGGCATGCAAAG AGAAATGGCGGCGGAGTCTATTTACAAAGAGAGATGTGTTCCTGTGAATGATGGTCCAAGTTGGGCCAAATACATGTTGATCTCTGGTTCTCCTGATGATGAATATGATATCATCACTTTGCAATATACTGAGGAGGGTTTATTATCTGTAGATGAGAATAGAGAGGGTCGTGCTGCAGCTTTCGGTGATGATATTGCAATTGAATGCCTTGCTACAGAGTTCAAGAGAGAGATATATGTG GTGCAAGCACATGGTTCAGATGCCATGGTCGATGAAGAAAATTGTGTTTTCTTCCTTCCACATCGTCCAAGGAGCCGAATTAATGAAcctccttttttccttttcatgaaAGGAACAG GTTGGTGCGGTGCTGGAGCTGACCACTATGAGCCCCTGATTGCTCATCCTTCCGCGTTTGGTTCCCAAGAAAAGGTTGCTGTGGTACTGTGA